A single Cryptococcus deuterogattii R265 chromosome 2, complete sequence DNA region contains:
- a CDS encoding glycosyl hydrolase: MVEPTDIPKKSLDKLGLPVRSIQDHALIGNLKTAALVSMDGSIESMCIPYFDSPSVFARIVDADKGGHFSIVPTWSFKPKQAYAPNSNVLVTKFLSERGVGVVTDLLVPKGANLSNSSSRAFLPWLIRKVESIRGTVPFKMECAPAFNYCRDKHTAEIVPDDSSANVTSQDTKVVFKSPSLTLDLRMITWSSDQCVSDPEIKLRLADLSERGLLGPAATCDFELEEGQCVVFVMREVGDYSYANEKHQEFANPTLSKAKSMGVPVEQMLEATNRLRPKENPILTRSLIEALIRDTTSYWKKWIGGIKYSGRWRQAMLRSALTLKMLVFEETGAIVAAPTFSLPEFIGGQRNWDYRFTWVRDSSFTLYALIRLGFTEEADAFVNFILERLKDRNSDGSLQIVYTIHGGKDLEEIELSHLAGHKGSKPVRIGNGAADHLQLDIYGELLDCIYLAQKYSKPLGWDSWVAVRQVVDYVCSQVDKPDLSIWEVRGKQKNFTYSKIMMWVAIDRGIRLADKRCLPCPNRSKWLETRDRLYETIQHRAWNPSKRFFAQSYEDLNTLDSSVLIMPLVFFISAADPRFTNTLDAILKTPEKGGLTANNSVYRYNAQLSDDGVGGEEGAFSLCTLWCVEALTRAGVFNAKYLDHAMNMFMDFLGYGNHVELYSEEISAGGEGLGNTPQAFSHVTLISAGFNLDRALSGSGRSAWA, encoded by the exons ATGGTTGAACCTACCGATATTCCCAAAAAATCCTTGGACAAGCTGGGCTTGCCCGTTCGGTCTATCCAG GATCATGCTCTCATCGGAAACCTCAAA ACTGCGGCACTGGTGAGCATGGATGGCTCGATTGAATCCATGTGTATCCCATACTTCGACTCCCCAAG TGTCTTTGCTAGAATTGTAGACGCCGACAAAGGTGGCCACTTTTCCATTGTCCC AACATGGTCTTTCAAACC CAAACAAGCCTATGCGCCAAACTCAAACGTGCTCGTTACCAAGTTTCTTTCTGAACGGGGTGTTGGTGTGGTGACGGACTTGCTGGTACCCAAAGGGGCGAATTTAAGCAACTCGTCAAGCCGAGCGTTCTTGCCTTGGCTCATCAGGAAGGTGGAAAGTATTAGAGGGACGGTTCCTTTCAAGATGGAATGTGCCCCTGCATTCAATTACTGTCGGGACAAACACACTGCCGAG ATTGTCCCTGACGACTCATCAGCTAACGTCACCTCGCAAGACACTAAAGTTGTTTTCAAGTCACCATCCCTCACTTTGGATCTTCGAATGATCACTTGGTCGTCTGATCAATGCGTTTCGGACCCAGAGATTAAGCTTCGATTAGCAGATCTCTCGGAGAGAGGTTTGCTAGGCCCTGCAGCTACGTGTGActttgagcttgaagagggaCAATGTGTTGTCTTTGTCATGAGGGAGGTTGGCGACTACAGCTATGCCAACGAGAAACATCAGGAGTTCGCCAATCCTACATTGAGTAAAGCGAAATCAATGGGTGTGCCTGTCGAGCAGATGCTCGAGGCCACCAACAGGTTGCGGCCTAAGGAAAATCCCATCTTAACCAGG TCACTGATTGAAGCTTTGATTCGCGATACCACCTCCtattggaagaaatggattGGCGGGATCAAGTATAGCGGTCGCTGGAGGCAGGCAATGTTGCGATCTGCTTTGACTCT TAAGATGCTGGTCTTTGAAGAGACGGGTGCCATCGTAGCAGCTCCCACCTTTTCACTTCCCGAATTCATTGGAGGTCAACGTAACTG GGACTACCGTTTCACATGGGTCCGAGACTCTAGCTTTACGCTATATGCATTGATCAGATTGGGCTTCACTGAGGA AGCAGATGCGTTTGTGAATTTCATACTTGAAAGGCTGAAAGACAGGAACTCTGATGGCTCTCTTCAAAT TGTCTATACTATTCACGGTGGCAAG GACCTCGAAGAGATAGAGCTGAGCCATTTGGCTGGTCATAAGGGCTCAAAACCGGTCCGCATTGGCAACGGAGCTGCAGACCATCTGCAACTC GACATTTACGGAGAGCTTTTGGACTGTATTTACCTCGCCCAGAAGTACAGCAAACCACTT GGCTGGGATTCTTGGGTAGCTGTCAGACAAGTCGTGGACTACGTCTGCAGTCAAGTCGATAAACCGGATCTGTCTATttg GGAGGTCCGAGGCAAACAAAAAAACTTCACTTATTCCAAGATCATGATGTG GGTTGCTATAGACCGTGGGATTCGGCTCGCAGACAAGAGGTGTTTACCTTGCCCTAATCGATCAAAGTGGCTGGAGACAAGGGATAGATTGTATGAGACGATCCAACACAGAGCTTGGAA TCCATCTAAGCGGTTCTTTGCTCAATCTTATGAGGATTTGAATACCCTTGACTCTTCCGTTT TAATCATGCCTCTG gtcttcttcatctctgcGGCAGATCCCCGATTCACAAACACCCTCGACGCCATCCTTAAGAC ACCAGAGAAGGGAGGTCTTACAGCGAACAATTCAGTGTATCGATACAACGCCCAGCTCTCCGATGACGGTGTAggcggtgaagaaggtgccTTTTCCCTATGCACTCTTTGGTGTGTTGAGGCCTTGACCAGAGCTGGTGTCTTTAACGCGAAATATCTCGATCATGC CATGAACATGTTCATGGATTTCCTTGGCTACGGTAACCATGTTGAACTGTACAGTGAGGAAATCAGCGCCGGTGGCGAAGGTTTAGGC AATACTCCTCAAGCATTCTCACACGTCACACTCATTTCTGCTGGATTCAACCTCGATCGGGCATTGAGTGGAAGCGGCAGAAGTGCGTGGGCGTAA
- a CDS encoding tRNA '-O-ribosylphosphate transferase, whose amino-acid sequence MSEHRAVRKHAAQHDLFNRLHSIAADEEFVRRVGSAWYNNRFEVVPNQRCGNWYCDPTSSSNAYAYFKSTDGHMFHWDFNLRRSNLSLASYAEAKGGLILVDSTRRGKRMPDGLSKTVPIWCAVINIAISLRHDVPQNWDTNIYLSPQIVPPTERSQIETRLQAWAESLERSSLPLPRLTKPLRPFFIHPSTSLPPFIPETPSYIPIICLSASRWVNEGRDEIPSVTNIGQRKVGFEYVPGGGDDDELWARGLEPLLFHQHKKYLLSVERDDLPALVDRLVKSADSAAGINTSLVNCDLSSSELTGVPSPNSLMALDIGPPSMKASWSLSPSEVLRIVPVEKYPKNIPFLLAVHPSERVLAVPSAKTGGKSYAIALRELVDYVKTVSIEQSKPIVLSLGKAADFQKAIAVGDNTQAIDPAAIKITSPSSLADARKIILPLALVILCALPKISEYSTRSSPIEGSLSKDLVTNKLHGLVALWPDGNPPRVALKRVNEFLMGEARRDD is encoded by the exons ATGTCAGAGCACCGAGCTGTTCGAAAACATGCAGCCCAGCACGATCTGTTCAATAGATTGCACTCCATTGCtgcagatgaagaattTGTCAGACGAGTAGGGAGCGCATGGTACAATAACCGTTTTGAGGTCGTCC CTAATCAGAGATGTGGAAACTGGTACTGTGACCCCACG AGCAGTTCCAATGCTTACGCCTATTTTAAATCCACTGATGGGCATATGTTT CATTGGGATTTCAATCTTCGACGATCCAATCTGTCTTTAGCAAGCTATGCAGAGGCAAAAGGAGG CCTGATTTTGGTTGATTCAACACGGCGAGGAAAACGCATGCCAGACGGATTGTCTAAGACTGTACCTATCTG GTGTGCCGTAATCAACATCGCAATTTCTCTACGCCATGATGTGCCTCAAAACTGGGATACTAACATCTATCTCTCACCTCAAATCGTCCCACCTACAGAGAGGTCTCAAATAGAAACGAGGCTTCAGGCTTGGGCGGAATCATTGGAG CGCTCCTCTTTGCCTCTCCCCCGTCTAACAAAACCTCTTCGCCcgttcttcatccatccctcAACTTCCTTACCCCCCTTCATCCCCGAGACACCAAGCTACATACCTATTATTTGCTTATCGGCTTCTAGATGGGTTAACGAAGGTAGAGACGAAATACCCTCGGTCACCAATATTGGGCAGCGAAAGGTCGGGTTTGAATATGTCCCGGGAGGGggggacgatgatgagctttGGGCTCGA GGATTGGAAccgcttctttttcatcaacATAAGAAATATTTGCTCTCAGTTGAAAGAGACGATTTACCAGCTCTTGTCGACCGGCTAGTCAAATCAGCAGATTCAGCTGCAGGCATCAATACTTCGCTAGTTAATTGCGATCTGTCGTCTTCGGAATTAACAGGTGTCCCCTCTCCCAATTCCCTTATGGCACTTGATATTGGTCCCCCCAGCATGAAAGCTTCATGGTCGCTTTCTCCCTCCGAGGTACTTCGAATTGTGCCAGTCGAAAAGTATCCCAAAAAcattcctttccttctcgcaGTCCATCCATCCGAACGTGTACTAGCAGTACCTTCAGCAAAAACAGGCGGCAAATCTTATGCGATAGCACTCCGTGAGCTGGTCGATTATGTGAAAACAGTGAGCATTGAACAATCAAAGCCTATTGTTTTAAGCCTAGGGAAAGCTGCGGACTTCCAAAAGGCAATTGCTGTCGGTGATAATACGCAAGCTATCGATCCTGCAGCCATCAAAATTACATCTCCAAGCTCATTAGCTGATGCTCGCAAAATTATTCTCCCGCTTGCTCTCGTGATTCTATGCGCACTCCCTAAAATATCTGAATATTCTACTCGTTCATCTCCCATCGAAGGTAGTTTATCGAAAGATCTCGTGACAAATAAATTGCACGGGCTTGTCGCTCTATGGCCGGATGGAAATCCCCCAAGAGTAGCTTTGAAGAGAGTAAATGAGTTTCTCATGGGCGAGGCGCGAAGGGACGACTAG
- a CDS encoding calcofluor white hypersensitive protein, whose amino-acid sequence MTVLLAFSAKWVTEAHTLIGSLAFVVTLFVGWAGGLWQPLCTNSVAKWPVEWFPSVSATIGDHAPPRALFHILIALCATPRFLLLLVQWLVHRNPPCTSSHSVDVKSVKRSSATLVDIELLVGLARTFCCGGWVYITSRDHHDLHDLFMIFYLLLTVPWMFLSSENAKCDSQHKRRLPFYGFLATIPPMMWFYYRHSALRIPGAYTYYSMFEWSLVFWDLAFDALSVLELNHLKIAFIDISSPSSQVGTAENAGQGAFYLAKPSVLEHLEDEIQVDWTSQVVEKPSPAWRQAVAWFSDVYFAICFWTVFTGLGFQLFYWSVWKLALAGSEFALAANLAGYLFAFKSAHRYLISRDGQITHRIVTVVCGMGCYFFPWPAARLLGLTIGTWAGWSAMFGTWARVKSSQEMIAEGQIIGLGMVVVMLLKHANKSINPFWCLTNETSGGWNKTGLVLATICLAEFSSRPADLHPASPLVDSKKTEQQIPKPHPTKMHTRLITVGLGTLIHLLQTFMMDAGTVISWTWTGYPIKGPTLHPHAGFVIVAASAGLIAPQFALTPAWSLFGCISAYVLYSYPDWIGFYGGLGLTTYLTSIIPAYIRAASACNPATTFGNALLVNIVFDVASVVTTAYAFVPLGWTLRERTDLILGGCMLATVIGCRASNSLALPTASKPPLRTQRRTRAVARFTLIATVFLSIFSIIFSYYQVPTEKPVPYYPKHRIFSGGIWTVHFGVDKEGRDSQRRMQELVKDMQVDVLGLLETDLHRFVYGNRDLTRVIAEDLGYYVDLGPGPNKHTWGAALLSKFPIVKSSHHLLPSPHGELAPAIFATLDIHGQEVNVMVSHNGQEEDLLDRELQTTEIARILRSTASTPAIFLGYLVTRTGDRRPWPYQILMEDGKMWDIEIGDRWRWCEYIAFRGLWRIGFARVHESDITDTELQVSKFMLAKPGEEVIYENNQELYWHIGENDIPQPWRMPSMFRGKGVRGHRYVVWDGPLYYMPPVQSQLRGYGWDWSNDFETAAVERF is encoded by the exons ATGACAGTTCTCCTAGCGTTTTCTGCCAAATGGGTCACGGAAGCACATACCCTCATCGGATCGCTAGCGTTTGTGGTCACTCTTTTTGTAGGATGGGCCGGTGGCCTGTGGCAGCCCCTGTGCACAAACTCCGTTGCTA AATGGCCAGTTGAATGGTTCCCTTCAGTCTCGGCTAC TATAGGTGACCATGCTCCTCCAAGAGCCCTATTTCATATCTTGATTGCTCTTTGTGCAACCCCacgcttccttcttctgctcgTGCAATGGCTAGTCCACCGAAATCCACCATGCACTAGCAGTCATTCGGTCGATGTTAAAAGTGTGAAAAGGTCATCAGCGACCTTGGTGGATATCGAGCTATTAGTGGGCTTGGCTAGGACTTTCTGCTG TGGAGGATGGGTATACATCACTTCTCGCGACCATCATG ATTTGCATGATCTATTCATGATCTTTTATCTTCTCCTTACCGTTCCATGGATGTTTTTATCGTCTGAAAATGCAAAATGTGACTCCCAGCACAAAAG GCGCCTTCCCTTCTATGGATTTCTGGCTACAATCCCTCCCATGATGTGGTTCTACTATCGCCACTCCGCTCTCAGAATACCCGGAG CCTACACTTACTACTCAATGTTTGAGTGGTCTCTGGTCTTCTGGGATCTTGCATTCGACGCGCTTTCTGTCTTAGAACTGAACCATCTTAAG ATTGCTTTCATTGacatctcctctccttcatcacaAGTTGGAACCGCTGAAAATGCAGG ACAAGGTGCCTTCTACCTCGCAAAGCCATCTGTACTCGAACATCTCGAGGATGAGATCCAAGTAGACTGGACTAGTCAAGTTGTGGAAAAACCGTCTCCAGCATGGAGACAGGCTGTCGCTTGGTTCAGTGATGTTTATTTTG CGATCTGTTTTTGGACGGTATTCACCGGACTTGGTTTCCAACTGTTTTATTGGTCTGTGTGGAAGCTAG CTCTGGCTGGTTCTGAATTCGCCCTTGCCGCCAATCTTGCAGGGTACCTCTTTGCTTTCAAATCTGCCCACCGCTACCTGATTTCGCGTGACGGCCAAATCACCCATCGCATCGTTACAGTTGTCTGCGGTATGGGCTGTTACTTTTTCCCTTGGCCAGCGGCCAGACTGTTAGGCCTAACAATCGGAACTTGGGCGGGGTGGTCAGCTATGTTTGGAACCTGGGCCAGGGTGAAAAGTTCTCAAGAAATGATTGCTGAGGGACAGA TCATTGGGCTGGGCATGGTCGTTGTTATGCTTCTCAAGCACGCCAACAAGTCAATCAACCCGTTTTGGTGCCTTACGAATGAGACTTCGGGTGGTTGGAACAAGACCGGTCTCGTTCTAGCCACTATCTGCCTCGCGGAATTTTCATCTCGACCGGCCGATCTGCATCCTGCATCTCCTTTAGTCGACTCTAAGAAAACTGAGCAACAAATTCCAAAGCCACACCCAACCAAGATGCACACTAGATTAATTACCGTCGGTTTGGGAACCCTTATCCACCTTCTGCAGACATTCATGATGGACGCCGGCACAGTCATCTCGTGGACATGGACCGGATACCCCATAAAAGGACCTACTCTCCATCCGCACGCGGGATTCGTGATCGTTGCCGCATCTGCCGGGCTTATAGCCCCACAATTTGCTCTTACCCCAGCATGGTCTTTGTTCGGTTGCATAAGCGCTTATGTGCTTTATTCGTACCCTGACTGGATTGGTTTCTATGGAGGCCTTGGGCTTACCACGTACCTTACCAGCATCATCCCAGCATATATCCGAGCTGCATCAGCTTGCAACCCGGCAACTACCTTTGGCAATGCATTGCTGGTAAACATCGTCTTCGATGTCGCATCAGTAGTCACGACTGCCTACGCATTCGTTCCCCTGGGCTGGACTCTTCGCGAGCGAACCGATTTGATTTTGGGTGGCTGTATGCTTGCTACAGTTATTGGATGTCGGGCAAGTAATAGCTTGGCACTACCTACGGCTTCCAAACCGCCCTTACGTACTCAACGCAGGACAAGGGCCGTGGCTCGCTTCACCCTCATCGCTACCGTTTTCCTATCAATATTTAGCATCATCTTTAGTTATTATCAAGTGCCAACAGAGAAGCCTGTACCATACTATCCCAAACACCGAATATTCTCTGGAGGCATCTGGACAGTGCACTTTGGCGTGGAtaaggagggaagagacaGTCAGAGAAGAATGCAGGAGTTGGTGAAGGACATGCAGGTCGATGTATTGGGACTTCTCGAAACCGATT TGCACCGCTTTGTGTATGGAAATCGGGATCTCACTCGTGTCATCGCGGAAGACTTAGGCTAT TATGTCGACCTTGGTCCCGGCCCCAACAAACACACTTGGGGTgcagctcttctttctaAATTCCCCATCGTCAAGTCTAGccaccatcttctaccatccCCACATGGAGAGCTGGCTCCCGCCATCTTTGCTACTCTAGACATCCATGGTCAGGAGGTCAATGTAATGGTATCTCACAATGGCCAAG AGGAAGACCTTTTGGATAGAGAACTGCAGACCACCGAGATCGCACGCATCCTTCGCTCGACTGCAAGTACTCCAGCTATATTCTTGGGCTATCTTGTCACTCGAACAGGAGATCGTCGACCATGGCCCTACCAGATAttgatggaggatggaaagatgtgGGATATCGAGAT CGGCGATCGATGGCGATGGTGCGAGTACATAGCTTTCCGGGGCTTATGGAGAATTGGGTTTGCCCGAGTCCATGAGAGTGATATCACCGACACCGAGCTGCAG GTTAGCAAGTTCATGCTAGCAAAACCCGGAGAGGAAGTAATCTACGAAAACAATCAGGAGCTGTACTGGCATATCGGGGAAAACGAC ATCCCACAACCATGGCGTATGCCGAGCATGTTCAGAGGCAAAGGTGTCAGAGGGCATCGTTATGTCGTTTGGGATGGTCCTCTCTATTACATGCCTCCAGTTCAAAGTCAATTGAGAGGCTACGGATGGGATTGGTCGAACGATTTCGAAACTGCTGCTGTAGAAAGATTTTAG
- a CDS encoding phosphodiesterase, with protein MEGSQDVTDQTPQPTFEIVVLGSGGGPLETDCAGYLVKAIGQRWEDGILGLEGGSGLGALSTLFSSQSPDTMFPDITFPTDYNTPLLQASYVFSFVSGYLITHAHLDHVQSLIMLTGSAPPRPNLIAPNYPSVSLPLPSLCPTVYGTTGTLEKLSTAYTGEIWPELVSWVGERSEDCKTEAPNKRRKANQSNRSTKSKFPESDTRLPRSKHSSASLILSPLQTNSPPQLLTGVPSLGVRLYPLVHGCTSKETYESSGAFIRHLPLPYLPPKTAPRVRSRRKPMEGKEFLFLGDMESAYRNTGENGTHQELRAKASRLNSVIWEEAASSWIEGRLCGIFIECSYDSSRLGRHMYGHLSPPAVYHELKVLAGLVSQTKTKPLDGLKIFITHIKESLVPHPEGKTQHEIIMAQLQELEKDGKLGVMFIRPAKGDRIVL; from the exons ATGGAAGGATCTCAAGACGTCACCGATCAAACACCGCAACCAACCTTCGAGATCGTAGTGTTGggaagtggtggtggacCGTTAGAGACAGATTGCGCCGG GTATCTAGTGAAAGCTATTGGGCAACGCTGGGAGGATGGGATTCTAGGGCTAGAAGGAG GCTCAGGTCTGGGCGCCCTCTCAACTTTATTTTCCTCGCAATCCCCAGACACGATGTTTCCTGATATCACTTTTCCCACGGACTACAACACCCCTTTACTCCAGGCTTCTTATGTTTTTTCCTTCGTATC GGGGTACCTGATCACGCATGCTCATCTTGACCATGTCCAGTCTTTGATCATGCTAACGGGTTCGGCGCCTCCCCGGCCAAATCTCATAGCCCCCAATTACCCTTCTGTTTCACtgcccttgccttctttaTGCCCCACTGTATACGGAACGACAGGAACACTAGAGAAGCTGTCAACAGCATACACTGGTGAGATATGGCCTGAACTGGTATCTTGGGTTGGAGAACGCAGTGAGGATTGCAAAACAGAAGCGCCTAATAAGCGAAGGAAAGCGAATCAATCAAACAGGTCTACAAAGTCCAAATTTCCTGAGTCTGATACGCGACTTCCACGTAGCAAGCATTCGAGCGCTTCGTTAATACTGTCACC GCTACAGACGAACAGCCCCCCTCAATTACTAACTGGGGTTCCGTCCCTAGGGGTTAGGCTATACCCTCTAGTTCACGGATGTACATCCAAAGAAACTTACGAGTCTTCTGGTGCATTTATTCGACATTTGCCCTTACCatatcttcctccaaaAACAGCGCCCCGCGTTCGCTCGAGACGAAAGCCAATGGAAGGCAAAgaatttctttttttgggaGATATGGAATCGGCCTATAGGAATACAGGAGAAAATGGCACCCACCAGGAACTCAGGGCCAAAGCCAGTCGACTAAACTCCGTGATATGGGAGGAAGCAGCCAGTTCATGGATTGAAGGACGATTATGTGGTATATTt ATTGAATGCTCGTATGATTCAAGTCGACTAGGACGGCACATGTACGgccatctttctcccccGGCAGTCTATCATGAGTTGAAGGTACTTGCTGGCCTTGTTAGCCAAACGAAAAC AAAACCACTTGATGGTCTCAAAATATTCATAACCCATATTAAAGAAAGTCTTGTTCCTCATCCTGAAGGTAAAACCCAACATGAGATTATAATGGCCCAACTGCAAGAGttggaaaaagatggaaaatTAGGCGTCATGTTCATTCGTCCAGCAAAAGGCGACCGTATAG TCCTCTAA
- a CDS encoding translation initiation factor 2D, giving the protein MFKKPPAHQSNATPIRSSARRQLLSAILEQYPSLLAQGETDDDSKKELGKLILPEGVRVATFETSTGLEGTFWLSPNGDPLWMTLGRNSKEYIPTLSLLSLPLPRPPLPVIQIYHPLPPPILTGAPLFIPAVRNIDKPHRLPAVNKNQLVAFVTSPTKDDSVHYIGVGRVAAEGGMKGAWERRVNNLMDGGDREEGKFSDILCIVDDHLWDLGSKPTLSTFTLPPPQNPLAAPPEGFEQTPKSPSPPAIQQLSISAEDGSEASIPVSTSLSASEISSLLSLSLLQALSGLQPSAFPMSASLLYSSHILPSRPAYIPKAERDEVVVGKSDWKKLAKWMKEASKEGIMKIKENKGEVTVVSFDSRHPSLQAHVDYMTIAQEEAKASKKAAREAASEQTTNGGKSSNKQSLDIEELWKPAGGAISFWEACGISKSDYHSPPTLKQALDGYITSHNLPDPTNYKFILLDDELGRAVGIKKPEASAKMARDEILNKLKNGVSWVVSIGGTIKKGALQPITMTVKSRGGRRTVTHVTGLELFNVDIESFAEDMRKRCAGSASIQPREGVSPKLGLQEVLVQGSQQKLITEALLERGVPKRWIKDEGDKKGKK; this is encoded by the exons ATGTTCAAAAAGCCCCCTGCTCACCAGTCGAACGCAACGCCAATACGTTCTTCGGCTCGTCGCCAGCTACTTTCGGCCATATTGGAACAgtatccttctcttttagCCCAAGGCGAGACGGACGACGATAGCAAGAAGGAACTGGGCAAACTTATTCTGCCAGAAGGCGTGAGGGTTGCTACGTTCGAAACTAGTACTGGTCTGGAAGGT ACATTCTGGTTGTCTCCTAATGGTGACCCGCTATGGATGACTCTCGGTCGAAATTCCAAGGAGTACATTCCAACAT TGTCTCTCCTCTCGTTGCCACTTCCTCGACCGCCTTTGCCAGTCATCCAAATttatcatcctctcccGCCCCCTATCCTCACTGGTGCCCCACTGTTCATTCCTGCAGTTCGCAATATCGATAAgcctcatcgtcttcctgCCGTAAACAAGAACCAGCTTGTTGCCTTTGTCACATCACCTACAAAGGATGACAGTGTCCACTATATTGGTGTCGGGCGCGTGGCGGCTGAAGGCGGAATGAAAGGCGCTTGGGAGCGAAGAGTAAATAATCTAATGGATGGAGGCGAccgagaggaagggaaattTTCAGATATACTCTGTATTGTCGACGACCA CTTATGGGATCTTGGTTCAAAGCCCACACTATCGACTTTCACACTTCCACCGCCCCAAAACCCGCTAGCAGCTCCCCCAGAAGGATTCGAACAAACTCCTAAGTCACCGTCTCCACCTGCAATACAGCAGTTGTCCATATCAGCAGAAGACGGCTCGGAGGCATCGATACCGGTCTCAACTTCGTTATCCGCCTCAGAAatatcctctcttctctctctctctcttctccaagctctGTCCGGCCTGCAACCTTCTGCATTCCCCATGTCTGCTTCTCTCCTGTACTCATCtcatattcttccatccaGACCAGCATACATACCTAAAgcagagagagatgaggtAGTCGTCGGCAAGTCTGACTGGAAAAAGTTGGCCaaatggatgaaagaagcGAGCAAGGAAGGTATAATGAAAATCAAGGAAAATAAGGGGGAAGTCACTGTTGTGAG CTTTGATTCGCGGCACCCATCTCTGCAAGCCCATGTGGACTATATGACTATAGCGCAGGAAGAAGCTAAAGCCAGTAAAAAAGCTGCTCGAGAAGCAGCCTCGGAACAAACGACAAATGGAGGTAAATCATCGAATAAGCAATCGCTCGACATCGAAGAGTTATGGAAACCTGCAGGCGGTGCTATAAGCTTCTGGGAAGCCTGTGGTATCTCCAAATCTGATTATCACTCCCCACCTACGCTTAAGCAAGCTCTCGATGGTTATATCACGTCTCATAACCTCCCGGACCCCACCAATTATAAATTCATCTTgcttgatgatgagctgGGGAGGGCTGTGGGTATCAAAAAGCCGGAGGCGAGCGCGAAAATGGCGAGAGATGAAATTCTCAATAAGCTGAAGAATGGAGTCAGCTGGGTAGTGTCTATTGGTGGTACCATCAA GAAGGGTGCTTTGCAGCCGATAACCATGACTGTGAAATCTCGTGGGGGTCGTAGAACAGTCACGCATGTCACAGGTCTGGAACTCTTCAACGTCGACATTGAGTCTTTCGCCGAAGACATGCGTAAGCGCTGCGCCGGAAGCGCCTCAATCCAACCAAGAGAAGGGGTGTCCCCCAAATTGGGCCTGCAAGAGGTGTTGGTGCAAGGTAGTCAACAAAAGCTGATCACGGAAGCTTTACTCGAAAGAGGGGTACCGAAAAGATGGATAAAAGATGAGGGGGacaagaaagggaagaagtaa